Proteins encoded by one window of Lactobacillus sp. ESL0684:
- the ssb gene encoding single-stranded DNA-binding protein, producing MINRTVLVGRLTRDPELRTTQRGLSVLSFTLAVERTFKNKDGSRDADFIQCVAWKKTAEIINQYCHKGSMIGVDGRIQTRNYDDKNGQRVYVTEIVADQIALLDPKDSNQRQQGGYQQNNNGYNSNQNETDPFVGKGDTIDISDDDLPF from the coding sequence TTGATTAATAGAACTGTATTAGTAGGACGGCTAACACGTGACCCAGAACTAAGAACGACACAAAGAGGTTTGTCGGTATTGTCGTTTACTTTAGCGGTTGAACGAACTTTTAAAAATAAAGATGGCTCACGTGACGCTGACTTTATCCAGTGTGTTGCTTGGAAAAAAACGGCGGAGATAATTAATCAATATTGCCACAAAGGTTCAATGATTGGTGTAGATGGTCGCATTCAAACTAGAAATTATGACGATAAGAATGGCCAGCGAGTTTACGTTACTGAAATCGTAGCAGACCAGATTGCACTACTTGATCCAAAGGATAGCAATCAAAGACAACAAGGTGGCTATCAACAAAACAATAACGGCTATAACAGCAATCAAAATGAGACAGATCCATTTGTCGGCAAGGGTGACACAATTGACATTTCGGATGATGATCTGCCATTTTAA